In the genome of Methylophaga nitratireducenticrescens, one region contains:
- the modA gene encoding molybdate ABC transporter substrate-binding protein: MMIKRVIKILVCILPLLSMGVSADILRVAAAANLRFVMPELIKAYELSSEDKINVTYGASGNLATQIIHGAPYDVFFSADPFYIQILIKQQKHRGQRIDYAHSEIMLFANQHSSLTLDIELQGLKQAIEQNRLGKFAIANPKHAPYGKLAQKLLTEANLWEVIQPELLLAESASQTLQFALASNVDGAILPYPYMTQEKIKQQGRYIKLAGELSQQLIILKDASTSVEPFINFITSESAGKILIKHGYIPVTISNP, encoded by the coding sequence ATGATGATAAAAAGAGTCATTAAAATCCTGGTTTGTATATTGCCGCTGCTCTCCATGGGGGTTAGCGCTGATATACTCAGAGTGGCGGCAGCCGCCAATTTGCGATTTGTTATGCCTGAATTGATAAAGGCGTATGAACTATCGTCTGAGGATAAGATTAACGTCACGTATGGTGCGTCAGGTAATTTAGCGACACAAATCATTCATGGTGCGCCTTATGATGTGTTTTTTTCCGCAGATCCGTTTTATATACAAATATTAATCAAACAACAAAAACATCGTGGTCAGCGTATTGACTACGCACATAGTGAAATAATGTTATTTGCTAATCAGCATTCCTCATTAACCCTGGATATTGAGCTTCAAGGATTGAAACAGGCTATTGAGCAAAATCGGCTGGGAAAATTTGCTATTGCCAACCCAAAGCATGCTCCATATGGCAAGCTCGCACAAAAGCTGCTAACGGAAGCAAATCTTTGGGAAGTGATTCAACCAGAGTTATTATTAGCAGAAAGTGCCTCTCAGACGTTACAGTTTGCTTTGGCCAGCAATGTGGATGGTGCAATATTGCCATACCCTTATATGACTCAGGAAAAAATCAAACAACAGGGGCGGTATATCAAATTGGCTGGAGAATTATCTCAGCAACTCATTATCCTCAAAGATGCTTCAACTTCTGTTGAACCATTTATTAACTTTATCACCAGCGAATCGGCCGGCAAGATTTTAATCAAACATGGCTATATCCCCGTAACAATAAGTAATCCCTGA
- a CDS encoding sensor histidine kinase, which produces MMKAKISLKRLITLSFLIFGGAIVLGYSILSAHLFFRGMDNIVTGGMENSALTYLANHKSIADDELVNFRGSQLSRKWQAQPPEIRNIFNQPPRHSGELVKRDDSHWLQRPDKVYFALKVDLADQSVYISRILSRENVSSLMKRNLAESMRLLLIVSALIAISLMLITWILMRFISAPVARLNKWTQSLTPENLSYPAPDFMYPELNEMAKLIQNSLSSVQRSLDREHRFLRYTSHELRTPISVIRNNIELQYKVLQQASSTLNPMHKDIVDRINRASLTMQHLTETLLWLSREDNEKLPESVIEVDKLVQEITEEMRYLLRDKTVELIIETHPYQCSSSVVAAKIVLGNLIRNAFQHTWEGRIIISQSHSRISIVNHQFDVDIEVAPEELGFGLGLQLTAQLTEKLGWSYQNITRDNGHDVILDISPDHDG; this is translated from the coding sequence ATGATGAAAGCTAAAATCAGCCTTAAACGTCTCATCACTTTAAGCTTTTTGATATTTGGTGGTGCCATTGTACTCGGTTATTCCATACTGAGCGCACACCTGTTTTTTCGTGGTATGGACAATATTGTCACCGGTGGAATGGAAAATTCGGCCCTCACTTATCTCGCCAACCATAAATCTATAGCTGATGATGAGCTGGTTAATTTTCGTGGCAGTCAGCTTTCCAGAAAATGGCAAGCACAACCACCAGAAATTCGGAATATTTTTAACCAACCACCACGACATAGTGGCGAACTGGTCAAACGGGATGATTCGCACTGGTTACAACGTCCTGACAAAGTATATTTCGCACTGAAGGTAGATTTGGCAGATCAGTCCGTCTATATCAGCAGAATACTTTCCCGGGAAAATGTCTCCAGTCTGATGAAACGCAATCTGGCTGAAAGTATGCGTTTATTATTGATTGTCAGCGCATTGATTGCTATCTCATTAATGTTGATCACCTGGATTTTAATGCGATTTATCTCCGCTCCAGTCGCAAGGCTGAATAAATGGACTCAATCCTTAACCCCGGAAAATCTATCATATCCAGCACCTGATTTTATGTATCCCGAACTGAACGAAATGGCAAAACTTATCCAAAACAGTTTGTCATCGGTACAACGCAGTCTGGATCGTGAACACCGTTTCCTGCGTTATACCAGCCATGAATTACGTACCCCCATCAGTGTTATTCGTAACAATATTGAATTGCAGTACAAAGTATTACAACAGGCATCTTCAACATTAAATCCAATGCACAAAGATATAGTTGATCGAATTAATCGTGCAAGTCTCACCATGCAGCATCTAACGGAAACATTGCTCTGGTTAAGCCGTGAAGATAACGAAAAACTGCCAGAATCAGTGATTGAAGTGGACAAACTAGTGCAGGAAATCACTGAAGAGATGCGCTATTTGCTACGTGATAAAACGGTTGAACTGATTATTGAAACCCATCCTTATCAATGCTCGAGCAGCGTCGTAGCTGCAAAAATTGTATTAGGTAACCTTATTCGCAACGCCTTTCAACATACCTGGGAAGGACGCATCATTATTAGCCAGTCACACTCCCGAATCAGCATTGTAAATCATCAGTTTGATGTTGATATTGAAGTGGCACCGGAGGAACTGGGGTTCGGTCTCGGATTACAGCTCACCGCACAATTAACCGAAAAACTTGGTTGGTCATACCAGAATATTACTCGTGATAATGGTCATGATGTGATCCTGGATATATCACCCGATCATGACGGCTAG
- the modB gene encoding molybdate ABC transporter permease subunit — MKLALVTSLSLLPIGLLLAYSLVRGKFRGKYLAESLITLPLVLPPTVLGYFLLVGMDSNSVAGKLFYTITGDNLAFSFSGLWFASIIYSLPFAVQPMLRALENISPELREAAWCSGLSRWKTFIKIELPLAWPGILTGLILSFCHTLGEFGVVLMIGGNIAGETRTLSIAIYDSVLAFDQQQAMQMSLILLAIAVITVTAIYRFNHRLMRV; from the coding sequence ATGAAGCTTGCGCTAGTTACTAGCCTGAGCCTATTACCAATCGGATTATTATTGGCTTACAGTCTGGTCAGAGGCAAATTTCGTGGAAAATATCTGGCCGAGTCATTGATAACCTTACCCTTAGTTTTACCTCCAACGGTATTAGGTTATTTTCTATTGGTTGGTATGGACAGTAATAGTGTGGCCGGCAAACTTTTTTATACCATTACCGGCGATAATCTGGCTTTTTCATTTAGCGGGTTATGGTTTGCTTCGATAATTTACAGTTTACCGTTTGCAGTGCAACCGATGCTTAGGGCATTGGAGAATATCTCCCCCGAGCTGCGAGAAGCGGCATGGTGCAGTGGTTTGTCCCGTTGGAAAACCTTTATCAAAATTGAATTGCCGTTGGCTTGGCCCGGCATTTTAACAGGTTTGATCTTGAGCTTTTGTCATACGCTGGGCGAATTTGGCGTAGTACTGATGATAGGAGGCAATATAGCTGGTGAGACCAGAACATTGTCGATTGCTATTTATGACAGTGTGTTGGCATTTGATCAACAGCAGGCCATGCAAATGTCGCTTATCTTATTGGCAATTGCTGTCATAACGGTCACAGCAATTTACCGGTTTAACCACCGATTGATGCGGGTGTAG
- a CDS encoding MotA/TolQ/ExbB proton channel family protein: MINDVEITSLLTLLQELLHIGGPVVWILLGFSVIAVSIVLIKCWQLLLLSPESTTTAQKAIALWKQNEPDQALSQLKKTKPLDELLAMAMEGLRRAEITEQLLKEELQRVANLRLNQLRSYLRPLEVIASLSPLLGLLGTVIGMILAFQQMELAGSQVDPSVLSGGIWQALLTTAVGLGVAIPAVLAHNWLERKTERVAGLINDGVTQVFTHAPLTNNSPTKSADSFKNVA; the protein is encoded by the coding sequence GTGATAAATGACGTTGAAATAACCTCTCTTTTAACACTCTTACAGGAACTACTACACATTGGTGGTCCGGTCGTTTGGATTTTGCTGGGATTTTCGGTCATTGCCGTTAGTATTGTATTAATTAAATGCTGGCAATTACTGTTGTTATCACCGGAATCTACGACCACAGCACAAAAAGCCATTGCCCTATGGAAACAAAATGAGCCTGATCAAGCACTTTCGCAACTTAAAAAAACTAAGCCGCTGGATGAGCTACTGGCAATGGCCATGGAAGGACTAAGACGTGCCGAGATCACCGAGCAATTGTTAAAGGAAGAGTTGCAAAGAGTTGCCAATTTGCGACTAAATCAGCTGCGCAGTTATTTACGTCCGCTCGAAGTTATCGCTAGTTTAAGTCCACTATTAGGATTGCTTGGAACGGTTATTGGTATGATCCTGGCGTTTCAGCAGATGGAACTGGCAGGCAGTCAGGTTGATCCTTCGGTACTTTCTGGTGGGATATGGCAAGCATTGTTAACCACAGCAGTGGGGCTTGGCGTAGCGATTCCGGCTGTTCTGGCACATAATTGGCTGGAGCGAAAAACTGAACGTGTTGCCGGTCTAATCAATGATGGTGTTACGCAGGTTTTCACTCATGCACCATTGACAAACAACTCGCCAACAAAATCTGCTGACAGTTTTAAAAATGTTGCTTGA
- a CDS encoding ExbD/TolR family protein → MLLDQTLVAKRRVICLTPLIDVVFILLLFFMLSSGFTHWRQMDITAASESYNIDEIQIQHYLLLQSAEEYQFANQRYPVSKLSPIKQKLTENTPGIFVISVAEGVTTQQMIDFLDQLKSIGVKKVSLAGLAL, encoded by the coding sequence ATGTTGCTTGACCAAACCTTGGTCGCAAAACGACGAGTCATTTGCCTGACACCATTAATTGATGTGGTGTTCATCTTGTTATTGTTTTTCATGTTGTCTTCGGGGTTTACCCATTGGCGGCAGATGGATATTACTGCTGCAAGTGAATCTTACAACATTGATGAAATACAAATTCAGCATTACCTATTATTACAATCTGCCGAGGAGTACCAGTTCGCTAATCAACGTTACCCTGTTTCAAAGCTCTCACCAATAAAACAAAAACTGACTGAAAATACTCCGGGAATTTTTGTGATTTCAGTTGCTGAAGGTGTAACGACACAACAGATGATCGACTTTCTCGATCAATTAAAATCCATTGGCGTAAAAAAGGTCAGTCTGGCAGGGTTAGCCTTATGA
- a CDS encoding sulfate/molybdate ABC transporter ATP-binding protein, with amino-acid sequence MLDVIIKQLLPIPLEVHLQCHPGEMLALVGPSGSGKTTVLRCIAGLHHPEQGLIRSHKTTWFDTNHMINYSPQQRRVGMVFQNYALFPHLNVMQNILLAMPTPRKNIARTLLNQVHLNGLETRYPSQLSGGQQQRVALARALAREPEVLLLDEPFSAVDKVTRRKLYLELHALRRQLSMPIILVTHDLDEAAMLADQMCVIHQGNTLQQGPVEEVFNRPHSLNVARLTDARNVLEGQIVMVDGQKKLQWFEQQLDIADTDFAVGSHVYWIISPSKILLHQRRRPSRGEHENPVQAIIIDMITLRGITTVLMKVTGNNDLLLQMDIPEHVVQRNQLQRGEHIGLSLLQNAIHLIEQ; translated from the coding sequence ATGCTTGACGTTATTATTAAGCAGCTACTGCCTATCCCACTTGAAGTGCATCTACAATGTCATCCTGGGGAAATGTTGGCGTTGGTCGGTCCTTCCGGGTCAGGAAAAACCACGGTTTTGCGTTGTATCGCAGGATTACATCATCCTGAACAAGGACTTATCCGCTCTCATAAAACAACATGGTTTGATACCAACCATATGATTAATTACTCGCCACAGCAGCGGCGAGTCGGCATGGTGTTTCAAAATTATGCTCTGTTTCCACATTTGAACGTTATGCAGAATATTCTGCTGGCAATGCCAACCCCGCGGAAAAATATCGCCAGAACATTGCTGAATCAGGTGCATTTAAATGGTTTGGAAACTCGTTATCCTTCACAGCTATCTGGTGGGCAGCAACAACGTGTGGCACTGGCCAGGGCGTTGGCGCGTGAGCCTGAGGTGTTATTATTGGATGAGCCGTTTTCGGCAGTAGATAAAGTCACGCGCCGCAAACTCTATTTAGAGTTACATGCACTTCGCAGGCAATTATCCATGCCCATTATTCTGGTGACACACGATCTGGATGAAGCAGCGATGCTGGCTGATCAAATGTGTGTGATTCATCAGGGCAATACCTTACAACAGGGGCCTGTTGAAGAGGTATTTAATCGGCCACACAGTCTAAATGTTGCCAGGTTGACCGATGCCCGTAATGTGTTAGAAGGGCAAATTGTGATGGTAGATGGCCAAAAAAAACTGCAATGGTTTGAGCAACAGCTGGATATTGCTGATACAGACTTCGCCGTGGGCAGCCATGTTTATTGGATTATTTCACCGAGTAAAATTCTGTTACATCAACGTCGGCGTCCTTCCCGTGGTGAACATGAGAATCCGGTGCAGGCGATAATTATCGATATGATTACCTTACGTGGGATCACTACGGTGCTGATGAAAGTAACGGGAAATAATGATCTGTTGCTACAAATGGATATTCCAGAACATGTGGTGCAGCGTAATCAACTTCAACGTGGTGAGCATATTGGTTTGTCCTTGCTGCAGAATGCTATCCATTTAATTGAACAGTAA
- a CDS encoding energy transducer TonB, with the protein MIKFRYWFLAILSAMSIHVFAFGMYSLKRPYLLQPVPPVDEAGFEIDISMLDATTIEKQKATAAAEPLTNIDKESAIPDIQERNNDPVAMPSKTNRMEAVKPLQQTEIKKAVNTAPPADKLEPKPNTSEILAATADPAQKNTASSERKLEKTQIAEQGEARESSSISSQADTALQQAAQQTYFNLLARTLAEKKRYPGISRRRGEQGVVQLFFVITRDGKIRESRIDASSGYQRLDRAVMQMLEKAQPLPAFPEEMLQQQLEVKVPIAFELSR; encoded by the coding sequence ATGATTAAATTTCGCTACTGGTTTTTGGCTATTTTGAGCGCCATGTCGATCCATGTGTTTGCGTTTGGTATGTATTCCTTAAAACGCCCGTACCTACTTCAACCGGTTCCTCCAGTTGATGAAGCCGGTTTTGAAATTGATATCAGTATGCTGGATGCCACCACCATAGAGAAACAAAAGGCTACTGCGGCAGCAGAACCGTTGACAAATATTGACAAAGAATCAGCGATTCCTGATATACAGGAACGCAATAATGACCCAGTTGCTATGCCGTCAAAAACGAATCGAATGGAAGCCGTAAAACCTTTACAGCAAACCGAAATAAAAAAAGCAGTTAATACTGCACCACCTGCAGATAAGTTAGAACCGAAACCTAATACTTCAGAAATACTTGCCGCCACCGCCGATCCAGCTCAAAAAAACACAGCAAGTTCTGAAAGAAAGCTGGAAAAAACGCAAATTGCAGAACAAGGCGAAGCCAGAGAGAGCAGCTCAATATCCAGTCAGGCTGACACGGCCCTGCAACAGGCGGCTCAACAAACCTATTTTAATTTACTGGCCAGAACCCTGGCAGAAAAAAAACGTTATCCGGGCATTTCCAGACGACGAGGAGAACAAGGCGTCGTACAATTATTTTTTGTGATCACCCGTGATGGAAAAATAAGAGAGTCACGCATTGATGCCAGTTCAGGCTATCAACGATTGGATCGGGCGGTGATGCAAATGCTGGAAAAAGCTCAGCCATTACCCGCTTTTCCAGAAGAAATGTTACAGCAGCAACTTGAAGTGAAGGTGCCTATCGCATTTGAATTAAGCCGTTGA
- a CDS encoding response regulator transcription factor: protein MISVLLIEDDLDLAQTVMDYLQLEAISCDHASNGAAGLNLLQQNYYDVLLLDLNLPRIDGLTVCERLRHEGSDIPVLMLTARDQLTDKQAGFTAGTDDYLVKPFELKELVMRIQALSRRRSGQTQLLSCGDLHMNLQQRQLNRAGINLHLSPISWRILELLLRETPNVVSRQRLEIAIWGEEVPDSDSLKVHLHHLRKTIDGGFEKSLLRTLPGVGIAIRADDES from the coding sequence ATGATTAGTGTTTTGCTTATCGAAGATGATCTCGATCTGGCACAAACCGTGATGGATTATCTGCAACTGGAAGCTATCAGCTGCGATCATGCCAGTAATGGTGCAGCCGGTCTGAATTTACTGCAACAAAACTATTATGATGTGTTGCTGTTGGATCTGAACCTGCCACGCATTGATGGCTTGACGGTATGTGAACGGCTTCGTCATGAAGGATCGGACATTCCGGTGTTAATGTTGACTGCAAGGGATCAGCTTACCGATAAACAGGCGGGGTTTACTGCCGGTACCGATGACTATCTGGTCAAACCCTTTGAGCTTAAAGAGCTGGTCATGCGTATTCAGGCATTATCGCGCAGACGCAGTGGCCAGACGCAATTGTTAAGCTGTGGCGATCTTCACATGAATTTACAACAACGCCAATTAAACCGTGCTGGTATCAATCTGCATTTGTCCCCTATAAGCTGGCGGATTCTGGAATTGCTGTTACGCGAAACGCCCAATGTAGTCAGCCGACAGCGTCTTGAGATCGCGATATGGGGAGAGGAAGTGCCGGACAGTGATAGTCTGAAAGTACATTTGCATCATTTACGCAAAACCATTGATGGGGGTTTTGAAAAATCGCTACTTCGTACCCTGCCGGGAGTGGGCATTGCTATCAGAGCTGATGATGAAAGCTAA
- a CDS encoding ExbD/TolR family protein: MILIPSPVSRSNQLDDNMIPLINIVFLMLIFFMMAGQLNSSNLIKIQPPTSQQQSVLEEHDAILLISAEGQLAVNDVLIEANKLTEHLKQKISESNDAQSFTLLVKTDATVPVTKLTTLLKQVRAAGILKVSLATQVHSARHD, translated from the coding sequence ATGATCCTCATTCCCAGCCCTGTTTCAAGAAGCAATCAGCTTGATGACAATATGATTCCATTGATTAATATTGTGTTTTTGATGCTGATTTTTTTTATGATGGCTGGCCAATTAAATTCTAGTAACTTAATCAAAATTCAGCCACCAACGTCACAACAGCAGTCAGTCTTGGAAGAACATGATGCCATTTTGCTGATCTCTGCCGAAGGACAATTGGCAGTTAATGATGTGTTAATTGAAGCCAATAAACTGACCGAACACCTGAAACAGAAAATATCCGAGAGTAATGATGCTCAATCTTTTACACTGCTGGTGAAAACGGATGCAACCGTACCCGTTACCAAATTAACGACTTTACTCAAACAGGTCCGCGCTGCCGGAATATTGAAAGTCTCGCTGGCTACTCAAGTCCATAGCGCTCGACATGATTAA
- a CDS encoding ATP-binding protein, with protein MNNLDWHQINAAVWRAHTQKLKAITRLDPIQLDQLIGIDEQKQQLVENTRRFVEGESSNHALLWGARGTGKSSLVKAVLNRFAGQGLRILQIDKAELSWLPEILDDLEDRPFRFVIFCDDLTFEQSDEGFKPLKSLLEGGLELPPEHVRIYATSNRRHLLPEQQSENQASRVVDGEVHYTDSLEDKLSLSDRFGLWLSFYPPSWETYLDMVDTLFVDIAVDRDELHEQAKQFAMRRASHSGRTAVQFYRQFINKP; from the coding sequence ATGAATAATCTGGACTGGCATCAAATCAATGCTGCCGTTTGGCGAGCACATACTCAAAAACTCAAAGCCATCACCCGCTTGGATCCTATTCAGCTTGATCAACTGATCGGAATTGATGAGCAAAAACAGCAGCTGGTTGAAAATACCCGTCGATTTGTTGAGGGAGAGAGCAGCAATCATGCGTTGTTATGGGGAGCGAGAGGAACCGGTAAATCGTCACTGGTTAAAGCGGTATTAAACCGTTTTGCTGGACAGGGATTACGTATTTTGCAGATTGATAAAGCCGAACTTAGCTGGTTACCGGAAATACTGGATGATTTGGAAGACAGGCCCTTTCGGTTTGTGATTTTCTGTGATGATTTGACCTTTGAACAGAGTGATGAAGGCTTCAAACCACTTAAAAGTCTTTTGGAGGGTGGCTTGGAATTGCCACCGGAACATGTGCGTATCTATGCTACGTCCAATCGTCGACATCTGCTGCCAGAGCAGCAATCTGAAAATCAGGCGAGTCGAGTTGTTGATGGAGAGGTACATTATACTGACAGTCTTGAGGATAAACTGTCATTGTCCGATCGCTTCGGTCTGTGGCTGTCCTTTTACCCACCGAGTTGGGAGACTTATCTCGACATGGTCGACACTTTGTTTGTAGATATTGCCGTTGATCGAGATGAATTGCACGAACAAGCCAAGCAATTTGCTATGCGCCGTGCCAGTCATAGCGGCCGTACGGCAGTACAATTTTATCGTCAGTTTATCAACAAGCCCTAG
- the pnp gene encoding polyribonucleotide nucleotidyltransferase, producing the protein MNSVKKTVQFGEHILSLETGKIARQAGGSIIASLGETSVLVTVVGKKNVNPGQDFFPLTVNYQERTYAAGKIPGGFFKREGRPSEKETLTSRLIDRPLRPLFPKGFINEVQVIATVMALDPEIDPDIPAMIGASAALAISGIPFNGPLGAARVGYVDGNYILNPSKKQLAASSLDLVVAGTESAVLMVESEASELPEEVMLGSVMYGHQQIQTAIKLIDELKAETAKTAWEWTAPEKDDRLYNAVKDQAFEGIKNAYAISDKMQRQDQLAEIRQAAIAALVSEDGEWSEDDVKGVFGKLEKELVRGRIIAGEPRIDGRDTKTVRPVFVETTVLPRVHGSALFTRGETQAIVVATLGAERDAQMIDAVEGEYRDRFMLHYNFPPFCVGETGFVGTPKRREIGHGKLAKRGIQAVMPSAEEFPYVVRVVSEITESNGSSSMASVCGTSLALMDAGVPIKAPVAGIAMGLIKEPDAYAVLTDILGDEDHLGDMDFKVAGTEKGVTALQMDIKIEGINEEIMRTALAQARDGRLHILEKMNAVISTHRQEMSEFAPRIITVKIHADKIRDVIGKGGATIRAITEETGATIDIQDDGTVMIFSSDFNAGQDALHRIEQITAEVEVGKIYQGRVAKLMDFGAFVTILPGKDGLVHISQISDERVENVSDKLSEGDMIDVKVLEVDRQGRIRLSMKAVNEVTAD; encoded by the coding sequence GTGAATTCAGTAAAAAAGACAGTTCAGTTCGGTGAGCACATTCTCAGCCTGGAAACCGGAAAAATTGCCCGTCAGGCCGGTGGTTCGATTATTGCCAGTCTGGGCGAGACATCAGTGCTGGTAACTGTAGTCGGAAAGAAAAATGTTAACCCTGGTCAGGATTTCTTTCCGTTAACCGTAAATTATCAAGAACGTACCTATGCTGCAGGTAAAATCCCTGGTGGTTTTTTCAAACGTGAAGGTCGTCCTTCTGAGAAAGAAACACTGACCTCCCGTCTGATCGATCGTCCACTGCGTCCATTGTTTCCTAAAGGTTTCATCAACGAAGTACAGGTTATCGCCACCGTAATGGCTTTGGATCCTGAAATCGATCCGGATATCCCGGCAATGATTGGTGCTTCTGCTGCTTTGGCGATTTCCGGTATTCCGTTTAACGGCCCATTAGGTGCTGCCCGAGTGGGCTATGTTGATGGTAACTACATCCTCAATCCATCCAAAAAACAATTGGCGGCCAGTTCGCTGGACTTGGTCGTTGCCGGTACTGAAAGTGCTGTATTGATGGTGGAGTCCGAAGCATCTGAATTGCCTGAAGAGGTTATGTTGGGTTCTGTCATGTATGGACATCAGCAAATTCAGACAGCGATCAAACTGATCGATGAATTGAAAGCAGAAACGGCTAAAACAGCCTGGGAATGGACTGCTCCGGAAAAAGATGATCGTTTGTATAACGCTGTTAAAGATCAAGCGTTTGAAGGTATTAAAAATGCCTATGCCATCAGTGACAAAATGCAGCGTCAGGATCAACTGGCTGAAATTCGCCAGGCAGCTATTGCCGCATTGGTCAGTGAAGATGGTGAATGGTCTGAAGATGACGTAAAAGGCGTGTTTGGAAAACTGGAAAAAGAACTGGTTCGTGGCCGTATTATTGCTGGTGAACCACGTATCGATGGTCGTGATACCAAAACGGTACGTCCAGTTTTTGTTGAAACTACTGTACTGCCCCGTGTTCATGGTTCTGCCTTGTTTACCCGTGGTGAGACTCAAGCAATCGTGGTGGCCACTTTAGGTGCTGAACGTGATGCACAGATGATCGATGCCGTCGAAGGTGAATACCGTGATCGTTTCATGCTGCATTATAATTTTCCTCCGTTCTGTGTTGGTGAAACCGGTTTTGTGGGTACACCAAAACGCCGTGAAATTGGTCATGGTAAATTGGCCAAACGTGGTATTCAGGCCGTTATGCCATCAGCTGAAGAATTCCCGTATGTGGTTCGTGTAGTATCTGAAATCACCGAATCCAATGGTTCGAGTTCAATGGCTTCTGTGTGTGGTACATCCTTGGCGTTAATGGATGCCGGTGTACCAATTAAAGCACCTGTTGCCGGTATTGCTATGGGTCTGATTAAAGAACCGGATGCTTATGCTGTGTTGACTGATATTCTGGGTGATGAAGATCACCTGGGCGATATGGATTTTAAAGTCGCGGGGACCGAAAAAGGTGTGACCGCACTGCAAATGGATATCAAGATCGAAGGTATCAACGAAGAAATCATGCGTACCGCACTGGCGCAAGCCCGTGATGGTCGTCTGCATATTCTGGAAAAAATGAATGCAGTGATTTCAACGCACCGTCAGGAAATGTCTGAATTTGCACCACGTATTATCACTGTGAAAATTCATGCTGATAAAATTCGTGATGTAATCGGAAAAGGTGGTGCGACCATTCGTGCTATCACCGAAGAAACCGGTGCGACCATTGATATCCAGGATGATGGCACCGTGATGATTTTCTCTTCCGATTTCAATGCCGGTCAGGATGCTCTGCACCGTATTGAGCAAATCACTGCAGAAGTTGAAGTCGGCAAGATCTATCAGGGCCGTGTTGCCAAGCTGATGGACTTCGGTGCGTTTGTTACCATTCTGCCGGGTAAAGATGGTCTGGTACATATTTCACAAATCTCGGATGAGCGTGTGGAAAATGTCAGTGATAAACTGTCTGAAGGTGACATGATTGATGTTAAGGTTTTGGAAGTTGATCGCCAGGGCCGTATTCGTCTGAGCATGAAAGCTGTTAACGAAGTTACTGCAGACTAG